From a region of the Triticum aestivum cultivar Chinese Spring chromosome 7D, IWGSC CS RefSeq v2.1, whole genome shotgun sequence genome:
- the LOC123165629 gene encoding uncharacterized protein: ERKAERERGHGAGLSKKNLELVLMQAMMAAKNVRAQRGRLLELHRRLERHQAEAAPADADAEAKLGQIVSDVFTVYYLGLDPGSKMLWVCLDTAVKNRAVSTVNIALARMPDEQLYDALLAQKLPARPTTQPQAIARVESAILAVKMLEEHHLPRCVECLVGGQAPIPGKRRDPVAAATESLTKADLSDDTAKPRHVASAADVDKALDYLCRANRITALAIKHIDLAVAVLSRFLDPKELARLAELTDRAAYLGVEISQPTGTTSPDPWRLSTWD, translated from the exons gagagaaaagcggAGCGGGAGCGGGGCCATGGCGCGGGATTGAGCAAGAAGAACCTGGAGCTGGTCCTCATGCAGGCCATGATGGCCGCCAAGAACGTGCGCGCGCAGCGCGGCCGCCTCCTGGAGCTCCACCGCCGCCTGGAGCGCCACCAGGCCGAGGCCGCccccgccgacgccgacgccgaggccAAGCTCGGGCAGATCGTCTCGGACGTCTTCACGGTCTACTACCTCGGCCTGGATCCCGGCTCCAAGATGCTCTGGGTCTGCCTCGACACCGCCGTCAAGAACCGCGCCGTCTCCACCGTCAACATCGCCTTGGCGCGCATGCCCGACGAGCAGCTCTACGACGCGCTCCTCGCGCAGAAGCTCCCCGCCCGCCCCACCACCCAGCCCCAGGCCATCGCCCGCGTCGAGTCCGCCATCCTGGCCGTCAAGATGCTCGAGGAGCACCACCTCCCGCGCTGCGTCGAGTGCCTCGTCGGCGGCCAGGCCCCCATCCCCGGCAAGCGCCGCGAcccggtcgccgccgccaccgagagcCTCACCAAGGCCGATCTGTCCGACGACACCGCCAAGCCGCGTCATGTAGCCAGCGCCGCCGACGTGGACAAGGCGCTCGACTACCTGTGCCGCGCAAACAGGATCACGGCCCTCGCCATCAAGCAcatcgacctcgccgtcgccgtcctcTCCCGCTTCCTCGACCCCAAGGAGCTCGCCCGCCTCGCCGAGTTGACCGACCGTGCCGCCTACCTAGGAGTTGAG ATTAGCCAGCCCACTGGCACTACTTCACCTGATCCATGGAGGCTGTCGACATGGGACTGA